One window of Terriglobales bacterium genomic DNA carries:
- a CDS encoding tetratricopeptide repeat protein, whose protein sequence is MLRRALLLLVVFLCALAWGQGAPTAEQKSGTPPPKNPPPPRSEPVQDQNESSSRDTQIDIHDSSGQMPSEMNEGEESADSDVQEMRPYDPHRAEHNVEVGDYLMRRKSYRAAESRYREALEYKPNDAIATFRLAVVLEKTGELDEARQRYQEYLKVLPQGPFAAESRKALARLKPKKEAPKQASRATSPPAENHP, encoded by the coding sequence ATGTTGCGCCGCGCTTTGCTCTTGTTGGTTGTTTTCCTGTGCGCGCTGGCCTGGGGACAGGGCGCGCCCACCGCGGAGCAGAAGTCCGGCACTCCGCCGCCCAAGAACCCGCCTCCGCCGCGCTCCGAGCCCGTCCAGGACCAGAACGAAAGCTCCAGCCGCGACACCCAGATCGACATCCATGATTCGAGCGGCCAGATGCCTTCGGAGATGAACGAAGGGGAAGAATCCGCCGACAGCGACGTGCAGGAGATGCGCCCCTACGATCCCCACCGCGCCGAGCACAACGTGGAGGTCGGCGACTACCTCATGCGGCGCAAGAGCTACCGCGCCGCGGAGAGCCGCTATCGCGAGGCGCTGGAGTACAAGCCCAACGACGCCATCGCCACCTTTCGCCTGGCGGTGGTGCTGGAAAAGACTGGAGAGCTGGACGAGGCGCGGCAGCGTTACCAGGAGTATCTGAAGGTCCTGCCCCAGGGACCCTTCGCGGCGGAGTCACGCAAGGCGCTGGCGCGCCTGAAGCCGAAGAAGGAAGCTCCCAAGCAGGCTTCGCGCGCTACTTCTCCACCCGCAGAAAACCACCCGTAG
- a CDS encoding DinB family protein: MDSTLQRVKDAIEAATGGMSAEQLVQHPEGKWSAAGILEHLSITFGGTARLMRKCMEGGKPLGSAPMLKQRLAALVVTGWGYFPTGRPAPEFSQPKGLSGEVALQTIHDNLAAMDQGLAECEQRFGAEVKIADHVVLGPLTIPQWRRFHWVHTRHHMKQIERLRGSSSGQSSP, translated from the coding sequence ATGGATTCCACACTGCAGCGCGTGAAGGACGCCATCGAGGCCGCCACCGGCGGCATGAGCGCCGAGCAACTCGTCCAGCATCCCGAGGGGAAGTGGTCGGCGGCCGGGATCCTCGAGCATCTCTCCATCACCTTCGGCGGAACCGCGCGCCTGATGCGAAAGTGCATGGAGGGCGGCAAGCCCCTGGGCTCCGCGCCCATGCTCAAGCAGCGGCTGGCAGCCTTGGTGGTCACTGGCTGGGGATACTTTCCCACGGGCCGGCCTGCGCCCGAGTTTTCCCAGCCCAAGGGCCTGAGCGGCGAAGTTGCGCTCCAGACCATCCACGACAACCTGGCGGCCATGGACCAGGGGCTGGCCGAGTGCGAGCAGCGCTTCGGGGCGGAGGTGAAGATCGCCGACCACGTCGTGCTGGGGCCGCTCACCATCCCGCAGTGGCGCCGCTTCCATTGGGTGCACACCCGGCACCACATGAAGCAGATCGAGCGGCTGCGGGGTTCCTCGTCCGGTCAGTCCAGCCCGTAA
- a CDS encoding sigma-54 dependent transcriptional regulator: METILLVEDKAELREMLATALGRMEYEVTPAASLAEALTALRRQCFSAVLTDLRLPQGTGMDVLRAALEADAATPVVLMTAYGGVAEAVAAMRDGAYDFIQKPIDLDHLRHLLGRAIERQQLWRENLVLKEDYARRFGFPRIVGEHPAMQAAAREMQRVAPTDTTVLLLGESGTGKELFARALHQLSSRAGKPFVALNCAAIPETLMENELFGHERGAFTGADVRRPGKFELAHGGTLFLDEIGELPASAQSKLLRVLEERVVERLGGSGGIQVNVRVVAASNRDLEGAAERNEFRRDLYYRLAVCPIRIPALRERGDDVLVMAEHFLDRFRRELRKPRLKLAPAALSALRAHAWPGNVRELQNVLERASILNDGELTAADLGLAANVRSAQVGESLPAGDSLPEVSARAVASVERAKIEATLRECKWNKSAAAQRLGVSYKTLLNKIHAYGLD, from the coding sequence ATGGAAACCATCCTGCTGGTCGAGGACAAAGCCGAGCTGAGGGAGATGCTGGCGACGGCGCTCGGGCGCATGGAGTACGAGGTCACCCCTGCCGCCAGCCTGGCCGAGGCCCTCACCGCGCTGCGCCGCCAGTGCTTCTCCGCCGTGCTCACCGACCTGAGGCTTCCCCAGGGCACGGGAATGGACGTGCTGCGCGCCGCGCTCGAAGCCGACGCCGCGACGCCCGTGGTCCTGATGACCGCCTACGGCGGCGTTGCCGAGGCCGTGGCCGCCATGCGCGACGGCGCCTATGACTTCATCCAGAAGCCCATCGACCTCGACCACCTGCGCCACCTGTTGGGCCGCGCCATCGAGCGCCAGCAGCTCTGGCGCGAGAACCTGGTGCTCAAGGAGGACTACGCCCGCCGCTTCGGTTTCCCCCGCATCGTGGGCGAGCACCCCGCCATGCAGGCGGCGGCGCGCGAGATGCAGCGCGTCGCCCCAACCGACACCACCGTGCTACTGCTGGGCGAGAGCGGCACCGGCAAGGAACTGTTCGCGCGCGCGTTGCATCAGCTAAGCTCGCGCGCCGGCAAGCCCTTCGTCGCCCTGAACTGCGCCGCCATCCCGGAAACTCTGATGGAAAACGAATTGTTCGGACACGAGCGCGGCGCCTTCACCGGCGCCGACGTCCGCCGCCCCGGCAAGTTCGAGCTGGCTCACGGTGGAACGCTGTTTCTCGACGAGATCGGTGAGCTGCCCGCGAGCGCGCAGTCCAAGCTGTTGCGGGTGCTGGAAGAGCGGGTGGTCGAGCGTCTGGGGGGCTCGGGCGGGATCCAAGTCAACGTGCGCGTGGTGGCCGCCAGCAATCGCGACCTGGAAGGTGCGGCCGAGCGCAACGAGTTTCGCCGCGACCTCTACTACCGCCTGGCCGTATGTCCCATCCGCATCCCGGCGCTGCGTGAGCGCGGCGATGACGTCCTGGTCATGGCCGAGCATTTTCTGGATCGCTTCCGCCGTGAGCTGCGCAAGCCCCGACTGAAGCTTGCGCCCGCCGCCCTCTCCGCCTTGCGCGCGCACGCCTGGCCGGGCAACGTGCGCGAATTGCAGAACGTGCTCGAGCGCGCCTCCATCCTGAACGATGGCGAATTGACCGCAGCCGACCTCGGCCTGGCTGCCAACGTCCGCTCCGCTCAGGTCGGAGAGAGCCTCCCTGCGGGCGATTCCCTGCCCGAGGTTTCAGCCCGCGCCGTGGCTTCGGTGGAGCGCGCCAAGATCGAGGCAACCCTGCGCGAATGCAAATGGAACAAGTCCGCCGCCGCCCAGCGCCTCGGCGTCTCCTACAAAACCCTGCTCAACAAGATCCACGCTTACGGGCTGGACTGA
- a CDS encoding ATP-binding protein — protein MKLLTNPLFIRMGIVLVGGVVAFVVGVWLMRRLRQRITEEQVGETAPRASADGGFTLAAYQGVIQRLKEQEKELDRLHKVERERAQVSENVSAAVLSNLPSGVLLFNPAGLVQQANNAAKSILGYASPLGLHARDLFRGVSSVRMAPGEPDSSVEALTGAVEQALRKGSAFRRLEADYQTPAGERRVLGITLSPVRTATGDTLGAACLVSDLTEITTLTRQVRLRENQAALGEMSAGIAHEFKNSLATISGYAQMLATERNAETSQQFARKIAAETASLTRIVTDFLNFARPQGFQAETLELRPLLEDCARECGVTLRFTAFPAALELTGDPTALRQAFANLLRNSAEAARDGKPAEVSVSAESAGDSLRLVLRDNGGGIPQEDLAKIFIPFFTTKSQGTGLGLALVHRILTEHGGTISVASDAAGSTFTLSFPVSKAAQTASKLG, from the coding sequence GTGAAGCTGCTCACCAACCCGCTGTTCATCCGCATGGGGATCGTCCTGGTGGGAGGGGTGGTGGCGTTTGTGGTGGGGGTGTGGCTGATGCGGCGCCTGCGCCAGAGGATCACCGAGGAGCAGGTGGGGGAAACGGCTCCCCGCGCCTCCGCCGACGGTGGCTTCACTCTGGCCGCCTATCAGGGTGTGATCCAGCGGCTCAAGGAGCAAGAGAAAGAACTGGACCGCCTGCATAAGGTGGAGCGTGAGCGCGCCCAGGTCTCGGAGAACGTCAGCGCCGCCGTGCTCTCCAACCTGCCCAGCGGCGTGCTGCTGTTCAATCCCGCGGGCCTGGTGCAGCAGGCGAACAATGCAGCCAAGTCCATCCTGGGATACGCCTCGCCGTTGGGACTGCATGCCCGGGACCTTTTCCGAGGAGTAAGCAGCGTGCGCATGGCGCCCGGGGAGCCGGATTCTTCCGTGGAGGCGCTGACCGGAGCCGTGGAGCAGGCGCTGCGCAAGGGATCTGCCTTCCGCCGACTGGAAGCCGACTACCAGACGCCCGCGGGAGAGCGCCGCGTCCTGGGCATCACGCTCTCTCCGGTGCGCACCGCCACCGGCGACACCCTGGGCGCCGCCTGCCTGGTCAGCGACCTGACGGAGATCACCACGCTCACCCGCCAGGTGCGCCTGCGGGAGAACCAGGCGGCGCTGGGCGAGATGTCCGCCGGGATTGCGCACGAGTTCAAGAACTCCCTGGCCACCATCTCCGGCTACGCCCAGATGCTGGCTACGGAAAGGAACGCGGAAACCTCGCAGCAGTTCGCGCGCAAGATCGCCGCCGAGACCGCGAGCCTGACCCGCATCGTCACTGATTTCCTGAACTTCGCGCGGCCGCAGGGCTTCCAGGCCGAGACGCTCGAGCTGCGCCCGTTGCTCGAGGATTGCGCCCGCGAGTGCGGCGTCACCCTGCGCTTTACGGCCTTTCCCGCGGCCCTAGAGCTGACCGGGGACCCCACCGCGCTGCGCCAGGCCTTCGCCAACCTGCTGCGCAACAGCGCCGAGGCCGCACGGGATGGCAAGCCCGCCGAGGTCTCGGTCTCGGCCGAGAGCGCGGGCGACTCCCTGCGCCTGGTCCTGCGCGACAACGGTGGCGGCATCCCTCAGGAAGACCTCGCCAAGATCTTCATCCCCTTTTTCACCACCAAGTCCCAGGGCACGGGCTTGGGACTGGCGCTGGTCCACCGCATCCTGACCGAGCACGGAGGCACGATTTCGGTGGCCAGTGACGCGGCCGGGAGCACGTTTACCCTCTCGTTTCCCGTATCCAAAGCAGCGCAAACCGCATCCAAATTGGGGTAA
- a CDS encoding prepilin peptidase: MTDLPPFFYATAIFLFGLAFGSFLNVCIHRLPLGLSVVRPRSACPQCHAPIGARDNIPVVSWLVLGGRCRNCKAPISPRYVFVELLTGLLFLACWLTFGPTFWTLKFCVFSFLLLGLIFTDAETKLLPDALTLPGLVLGVLFSLLAPVDGLAARLMPWLGVHSHDLPWRLLSLGDALLGAAVGASFIYGAGAIYLRARGIEGMGFGDVKLMALVGAFLGVKLTVFTLFSASLVGSLAGLSTILMVWIKRTQRRMERNHESLPTARRRAWKSASMVYRHYEMPFGVFLGTMAMVAVFFGDALIRWYVETYL; encoded by the coding sequence GTGACCGACCTGCCGCCTTTCTTCTACGCGACCGCCATCTTCCTCTTTGGCTTGGCCTTTGGAAGCTTTCTGAACGTGTGCATCCACCGGCTGCCGCTGGGGCTCTCGGTGGTGCGCCCGCGCTCGGCGTGCCCGCAGTGCCACGCGCCCATCGGCGCGCGAGACAACATCCCGGTTGTGAGCTGGCTGGTGCTGGGCGGCCGCTGCCGCAACTGCAAGGCACCCATCTCGCCGCGCTACGTCTTCGTCGAGTTGCTCACCGGGCTCCTCTTCCTGGCCTGCTGGCTGACCTTCGGCCCTACGTTTTGGACGCTGAAGTTCTGTGTCTTCTCCTTCCTGCTGCTGGGGCTGATCTTTACCGACGCCGAGACCAAGCTCCTGCCCGACGCGCTCACCCTGCCCGGCCTGGTCCTGGGCGTCCTCTTCAGCCTGCTGGCTCCGGTGGACGGGCTGGCGGCCCGCCTCATGCCCTGGCTGGGGGTGCACAGCCATGACCTCCCCTGGCGGCTGCTGTCGCTGGGCGACGCGCTCCTGGGCGCGGCCGTCGGCGCCTCGTTCATCTACGGCGCCGGGGCAATCTACCTGCGCGCCCGCGGCATCGAGGGCATGGGCTTCGGCGACGTCAAGCTGATGGCCCTAGTGGGCGCCTTCCTGGGCGTCAAGCTGACTGTCTTTACGCTGTTCTCGGCGTCGCTGGTCGGCTCGCTCGCCGGACTCAGCACCATCCTGATGGTGTGGATCAAGCGGACGCAGCGCCGCATGGAGCGCAACCATGAGTCCCTGCCCACGGCGCGCCGCCGCGCCTGGAAGTCCGCCAGCATGGTCTATCGTCACTACGAGATGCCCTTTGGCGTCTTCCTGGGGACGATGGCCATGGTCGCCGTCTTCTTCGGCGACGCCCTCATCCGCTGGTATGTGGAGACCTACTTGTGA
- a CDS encoding BON domain-containing protein, which produces MRMSHLWKRPWLLPALALTLALAAVGCSSAKTDAQLAGEVQNKINGDLPAQRIVVSVAGGTVTLSGTVNRDDERLKASSDAAEIEGVKTVINNLQVAPAAASIPEAPPPAPPQSRPAVTRSSPSHSKVRPTEMASNDSPSSPAPAVIPPFTPPPPPDPIPAAPEHVTIPAGTTVSVRMVDGLDSEVNQVGDTFRASLESPIMVEDRVVAPAGTEVQGRVTDVKSAGHFKGRSELTMQLVRLQMNGKSYTLATSVWNAKGSSRGTRTAATIGGGSALGAIIGAIAGGGKGAAIGAAAGAGAGTGVQGITKGKPIKVQPEDVLQFRLANDVTVVPSASGAATRDPDRPRLERR; this is translated from the coding sequence ATGAGAATGTCGCACTTATGGAAACGGCCCTGGCTCCTGCCGGCGCTGGCGCTTACATTGGCGCTGGCGGCCGTCGGCTGCTCAAGCGCCAAGACCGACGCGCAACTGGCCGGTGAGGTGCAGAACAAGATCAATGGGGATCTCCCCGCCCAGCGAATCGTGGTCAGTGTCGCGGGTGGCACGGTCACGCTCTCGGGGACTGTCAACCGGGATGACGAGCGCCTGAAGGCCTCCAGCGACGCCGCTGAGATCGAGGGCGTGAAGACGGTCATCAACAACCTGCAAGTCGCGCCGGCTGCGGCCTCGATCCCGGAGGCTCCGCCTCCCGCGCCGCCGCAGTCACGGCCGGCTGTGACCCGAAGCTCGCCCTCCCACTCGAAGGTGCGCCCGACGGAAATGGCCAGCAACGACTCGCCGAGCAGTCCCGCTCCGGCGGTCATTCCGCCCTTCACTCCGCCCCCGCCACCCGACCCGATACCGGCGGCGCCGGAGCACGTCACCATTCCCGCGGGCACGACGGTTTCCGTTCGCATGGTGGACGGCCTCGACTCGGAGGTCAATCAAGTGGGTGACACCTTCCGGGCCAGCCTGGAGTCGCCCATCATGGTCGAAGACCGGGTGGTAGCGCCGGCCGGGACCGAGGTGCAAGGCCGAGTGACCGATGTGAAGAGCGCCGGCCACTTCAAGGGACGCTCGGAGCTGACGATGCAGCTGGTCCGTCTCCAAATGAACGGCAAGTCCTATACGCTCGCGACCAGCGTCTGGAACGCTAAGGGCAGCTCGCGCGGCACGCGCACCGCAGCCACCATCGGCGGCGGCTCGGCGCTGGGCGCCATCATCGGCGCCATCGCCGGCGGCGGCAAGGGAGCGGCCATCGGCGCAGCGGCGGGCGCAGGCGCCGGCACCGGCGTGCAAGGCATCACCAAGGGCAAGCCAATCAAGGTCCAGCCCGAGGATGTACTCCAATTCCGCCTGGCCAACGACGTGACCGTCGTGCCCTCGGCCTCGGGGGCGGCCACGCGCGATCCAGATCGGCCTCGCCTGGAACGGCGCTAG
- a CDS encoding DUF393 domain-containing protein, which translates to MDVAAKLTVYDDGNCPFCQWAQAWVERRDREHRLEFRDFNRPEVAAGTPFAPAELGRRMHVCTPDGDWRIGFFGWIAVLSALPRWRWLAGLMRVPPCRWAGPMVYQFIADHRYQIPRFLLRWMGAPPPCDVNCALPPRD; encoded by the coding sequence ATGGACGTAGCGGCCAAACTCACGGTGTATGACGACGGCAACTGCCCCTTCTGCCAGTGGGCGCAGGCCTGGGTGGAGCGGCGGGACCGCGAACATCGCCTGGAGTTCCGCGACTTCAACCGCCCCGAGGTCGCCGCCGGGACCCCTTTCGCGCCCGCTGAGCTCGGCCGCCGCATGCACGTGTGCACCCCGGACGGCGACTGGCGCATCGGCTTCTTCGGCTGGATCGCGGTGCTCTCGGCCCTGCCGCGCTGGCGCTGGCTGGCTGGCCTGATGCGCGTGCCCCCCTGCCGCTGGGCCGGCCCTATGGTCTATCAGTTCATCGCCGACCACCGCTACCAGATCCCACGATTCCTGCTGCGCTGGATGGGCGCGCCTCCTCCCTGCGACGTGAATTGCGCCCTCCCGCCCAGAGATTAA
- a CDS encoding potassium channel protein: protein MNLRRRLYVAAVVLLVVVSASVAGYRLLGGLSVTFLQALYMAIITLAGVGYSEIVDTSHNPELRIFNIFVVLVGVTLMVYVFSAVTAFLVEGELTNFFWRRKMQKRISNLTNHHIICGLGTTGRHAVEELHKTGTPYVVIESHEDNINKFREHAGEDYKEMLYVIGDATDEEILEQAGVDRAKGMIAGLAADKDNLVITVMVRQSNPAIRIVARCTDQKFSERMLKAGANSTVSPNRIGGLRLASELVRPHVVSFLDLMLKEQSRTLRIEDIEIGATSPWTGSALQALNMRSKYNLLVLAVKTAEGKESRFRANPPDDFKLELGSVVVVMGDVNDIRRARHDAAHDKTTAVVAV from the coding sequence ATGAACCTCCGGCGAAGGCTGTACGTGGCCGCTGTAGTGCTGCTGGTTGTTGTCTCGGCCAGCGTGGCCGGATACCGCCTGCTGGGCGGCCTCTCGGTCACCTTCCTGCAGGCGCTGTACATGGCCATCATCACCCTGGCGGGCGTGGGCTACAGCGAGATCGTGGACACCTCGCACAACCCTGAGCTGCGGATATTCAACATATTCGTGGTGCTGGTGGGCGTGACCCTCATGGTGTACGTGTTCTCCGCGGTCACCGCCTTCCTGGTGGAGGGCGAACTCACCAACTTCTTTTGGAGACGCAAGATGCAAAAGCGGATCAGCAACCTGACAAATCACCACATCATCTGCGGCCTGGGAACGACCGGCCGGCACGCGGTGGAAGAACTGCACAAGACCGGCACGCCCTACGTGGTGATCGAGAGCCACGAGGACAACATCAACAAGTTCCGCGAGCACGCCGGCGAGGACTACAAGGAGATGCTCTACGTGATCGGGGACGCGACCGACGAGGAGATCCTCGAGCAGGCGGGCGTGGACCGCGCCAAGGGGATGATCGCCGGCCTGGCGGCGGACAAAGACAACCTGGTGATCACCGTCATGGTCCGCCAGTCGAATCCCGCCATCCGCATCGTGGCCCGCTGCACCGACCAGAAGTTCTCCGAGCGCATGCTTAAGGCGGGCGCCAACTCCACCGTCTCGCCCAACCGCATCGGGGGCCTGCGGCTGGCCAGCGAGCTAGTGCGCCCGCACGTGGTCAGCTTCCTCGACCTCATGCTCAAGGAGCAGTCGCGCACCCTGCGCATCGAGGACATCGAGATTGGCGCGACTTCGCCCTGGACGGGAAGCGCGCTGCAGGCTTTGAACATGCGCAGCAAATACAACCTACTGGTGCTGGCGGTGAAGACCGCCGAGGGCAAGGAGTCGCGCTTCCGGGCCAACCCGCCCGACGACTTCAAGCTGGAGCTGGGCTCGGTGGTGGTGGTGATGGGCGACGTCAACGATATCCGCCGCGCCCGCCACGACGCCGCGCACGACAAGACCACCGCCGTGGTCGCGGTCTGA
- a CDS encoding molybdenum cofactor guanylyltransferase has translation MKEDVTAFVLAGGKSTRMGREKAMLELGGRTLLERALKLASSVAAEAIIVGPRADLELYGRVVEDVYPGQGPLGGIHAALWTTPTEFNLILAVDTPFLESRFLKYLLEQAQESGAVVTLPRTADGFHPLAAVYRRAFRETAERALREGRNKIDVLFAEVETRILEAAELEKLAFAPAIFENLNTPEDVERAHGRSRGEQ, from the coding sequence ATGAAGGAAGACGTCACCGCATTCGTGCTGGCCGGCGGGAAAAGCACCCGCATGGGCCGGGAGAAGGCCATGCTGGAGCTGGGCGGGCGAACGCTGCTGGAGCGCGCCCTGAAGCTGGCCTCCTCGGTTGCCGCCGAGGCCATCATCGTGGGACCGCGGGCGGACTTGGAGCTTTACGGCCGCGTGGTCGAGGACGTCTATCCCGGCCAGGGGCCGCTGGGCGGCATTCATGCGGCGCTGTGGACCACCCCCACCGAGTTCAACCTGATCCTGGCGGTGGATACGCCCTTCCTGGAGTCGCGCTTTCTGAAGTACCTGTTGGAGCAGGCGCAGGAGAGCGGCGCCGTGGTCACCCTCCCTCGGACCGCGGATGGCTTTCATCCTTTGGCGGCGGTCTATCGCCGCGCCTTCCGCGAGACCGCGGAACGGGCGCTCCGGGAAGGCCGGAACAAGATTGACGTGCTCTTCGCCGAGGTCGAGACCCGCATCCTGGAGGCCGCAGAACTGGAGAAACTTGCCTTCGCGCCCGCAATCTTCGAGAATCTGAACACCCCTGAGGATGTGGAGCGCGCCCACGGGCGCAGCCGAGGAGAGCAATGA
- a CDS encoding ATP-binding cassette domain-containing protein: MSTPQPFIEFREVSKAFGEHRVLDRVSFDALPGETVCILGRSGVGKSVSLHHIMGFLKPDSGRILVAGEDITDYDEQELQRIRKKVTMVFQNGALFDSLTVGENVAFPLREQGGLSEVQTYQIVDGLLEMVGVQQYRDLLPSDLSTGMKRSVAIARALASQPEAVLYDEPTTMVDPLMAQLLGDLIKKLKFQLKLTSIVVTHDMRLAKKLADRVVFLHEAKRIFFGKPEEMERSQDPVIRQFLELDELRVA; this comes from the coding sequence ATGAGTACGCCGCAACCCTTCATCGAGTTTCGTGAGGTCTCCAAGGCCTTCGGCGAGCACCGCGTGCTCGACCGCGTCAGCTTCGACGCCCTGCCCGGCGAGACCGTTTGCATCCTGGGGCGCAGCGGGGTGGGGAAGTCGGTCTCCCTGCACCACATCATGGGGTTCCTCAAGCCGGACTCGGGGCGGATTCTTGTCGCCGGCGAGGACATCACCGACTACGACGAGCAGGAGTTGCAGCGCATCCGCAAGAAAGTCACCATGGTCTTCCAGAATGGCGCACTCTTCGACTCGCTCACCGTGGGCGAAAACGTGGCCTTTCCCCTGCGCGAGCAGGGCGGCCTCAGCGAAGTGCAGACCTACCAGATCGTGGACGGCTTGCTGGAGATGGTGGGCGTCCAGCAGTACCGCGACCTGCTCCCCTCCGACCTCTCCACCGGCATGAAGCGCTCGGTGGCCATCGCCCGCGCCCTGGCCTCGCAACCCGAAGCCGTCCTCTACGACGAGCCCACCACCATGGTGGACCCCCTGATGGCGCAGCTCCTGGGCGACCTCATCAAGAAGCTCAAATTCCAACTCAAGCTCACCAGCATCGTCGTCACCCACGACATGCGTCTGGCCAAGAAGCTCGCCGACCGCGTCGTCTTCCTGCATGAGGCCAAGCGCATCTTCTTCGGCAAGCCCGAGGAGATGGAGCGCAGCCAGGACCCCGTCATCCGCCAGTTCCTGGAGTTGGACGAGCTCAGGGTGGCTTGA
- a CDS encoding DinB family protein encodes MAFSEALLPEFDQEVVGIRKTLERVPEEKLGWKPHEKSMTMGGLATHLANVLTWAVITVDNDSFDLAPGGVPMAPVPQVKSRKELLETFDQNVVAARKAIAGAADAHLLKPWALLHNGKQVVSMPRIAVLRSFVMNHAIHHRAQLGVYLRLNNLPVPSIYGPSADEGTM; translated from the coding sequence ATGGCATTCAGTGAAGCGCTTTTGCCCGAGTTTGATCAGGAAGTAGTAGGAATCCGCAAGACGCTGGAGCGCGTCCCGGAGGAGAAGCTGGGATGGAAGCCGCACGAGAAGTCCATGACCATGGGCGGGCTGGCCACGCACCTGGCCAACGTCCTGACCTGGGCGGTGATCACCGTGGACAACGATTCCTTCGACCTTGCGCCGGGCGGCGTGCCCATGGCGCCGGTCCCGCAGGTGAAGTCGCGTAAGGAGTTGCTCGAGACCTTCGACCAGAACGTGGTTGCAGCGCGCAAGGCCATCGCCGGGGCCGCCGACGCGCACCTGCTAAAACCCTGGGCGCTGCTCCACAACGGCAAGCAGGTGGTCTCCATGCCGCGCATCGCTGTGCTGCGCAGCTTCGTGATGAACCACGCCATCCATCACCGCGCGCAACTGGGAGTCTATTTGCGGCTGAACAATCTGCCCGTACCCTCCATCTATGGGCCGTCGGCGGATGAGGGGACGATGTAG
- the rpsT gene encoding 30S ribosomal protein S20 codes for MANHFSALKRARQTVKRTAQNRVHTSRFRTIMRHFREALAAGDKKAAEAQFRETVSAIDQAIRKGTIHRNAAARYKSRLSARLHALPAK; via the coding sequence ATGGCAAATCATTTTTCCGCGCTTAAGCGCGCCCGTCAGACCGTGAAGCGCACCGCCCAGAACCGCGTCCACACTTCGCGCTTCCGCACCATCATGCGGCACTTCCGGGAGGCCCTGGCTGCCGGCGACAAGAAGGCCGCCGAGGCCCAGTTCCGGGAGACGGTCTCGGCCATCGACCAGGCCATCCGCAAAGGGACCATCCACCGCAATGCCGCCGCCCGCTACAAGTCCCGCCTGAGCGCCCGGCTGCACGCCCTGCCGGCCAAGTAA